A single region of the Prochlorococcus marinus str. MIT 0917 genome encodes:
- a CDS encoding N-acetylglucosamine-6-phosphate deacetylase — translation MRKITNIKLPQPDKSEDENNLFSLVLDENGIILSIDKSSNRKSIYEEDWCGDWLSPRAIDLQINGGLGISFTDLNFNKIPKLLTLLDQLWLDGIEGICPTFVSCSRDQFQLGMKVLKETKKYTSINRCRLLGAHMEGPFLCESYSGAHDIDSICKPSISALNERIKGFEDEIALMTLAPELKGSFDVISRLRELNILVSMGHSSADFDSAMNAFNDGVKMVTHTFNAMKGLHHRAIGPIGAAIRRDDVFLGLIADGVHVHADMIRFLKILAPKQIVLVSDAISAYGLGDGSFNWDKRLIKVENGLCRLPNETIAGSTLPLLDACKKIAHWINDPSAAIWMATIAPRLVLSQNKMNSKSFFIGKNMQSLLRWKINSCNHQLSWHLAA, via the coding sequence ATGAGAAAAATTACAAACATAAAATTACCTCAACCAGATAAAAGCGAAGATGAAAATAATTTATTCTCACTAGTTTTAGATGAAAATGGGATTATTCTCTCGATTGATAAAAGTTCTAATAGGAAATCTATTTATGAAGAAGATTGGTGTGGTGATTGGCTAAGTCCAAGAGCGATTGATCTTCAAATAAATGGAGGTTTAGGGATCTCATTTACAGATTTAAATTTTAACAAAATACCTAAATTATTAACATTGCTTGATCAACTTTGGCTTGATGGTATTGAAGGAATTTGTCCAACTTTTGTGAGTTGTTCTCGAGATCAATTCCAATTAGGAATGAAGGTCTTAAAGGAAACTAAAAAATATACTTCTATAAATAGATGTCGACTACTTGGTGCTCATATGGAAGGACCTTTTTTATGTGAATCATATTCTGGAGCACATGATATAGATAGTATTTGTAAGCCAAGTATTTCTGCTTTAAATGAGAGAATAAAGGGATTTGAAGATGAAATAGCATTGATGACGTTGGCTCCAGAATTAAAAGGTTCTTTTGATGTCATTTCTCGTCTAAGAGAATTAAATATCTTGGTTTCAATGGGACATTCTTCAGCTGATTTTGATTCGGCGATGAATGCTTTTAACGATGGAGTGAAAATGGTTACACATACTTTTAATGCAATGAAAGGTTTGCATCATCGAGCTATTGGTCCTATTGGGGCGGCTATAAGAAGAGACGATGTCTTCCTAGGACTCATTGCTGATGGTGTTCATGTTCATGCAGATATGATTAGGTTTTTAAAGATACTTGCACCAAAGCAAATTGTCTTAGTTAGTGATGCAATATCAGCTTATGGTTTAGGAGATGGTTCGTTTAATTGGGACAAACGCTTGATAAAAGTAGAAAATGGTTTATGCAGACTTCCAAATGAAACCATTGCAGGATCCACTTTGCCTTTACTAGATGCATGCAAAAAAATAGCTCATTGGATTAATGATCCTTCTGCTGCTATTTGGATGGCAACAATTGCTCCACGTTTGGTATTAAGTCAGAACAAAATGAATTCAAAATCTTTTTTTATTGGAAAAAATATGCAATCTTTACTTCGATGGAAAATTAATTCTTGTAATCATCAGTTGTCTTGGCATTTGGCTGCGTAA
- a CDS encoding response regulator transcription factor: protein MSEPNPSTQEVSQTPRILLVDDEPGLRTAVQAYLEDEGFQVTTAIDGEEGWEKAQKMIPDVIISDIMMPRCDGYGLLKKIREDERLGGTPVIFLTAKGMTADRTQGYQAGVDDYMPKPFDPDELVARVKNVVQRQERLLTEAARFANADVGQMAKQITEIKSMLSHGDKSNSRKDDSIPNFTPREASVLQLVAEGLMNKEIARQLETSIRNVEKYVSRLFIKTGTSSRTELVRYALENHLVT, encoded by the coding sequence ATGAGTGAACCAAATCCATCAACGCAAGAAGTTTCTCAGACTCCAAGGATATTACTTGTCGATGACGAGCCTGGTTTAAGAACTGCTGTTCAGGCTTATCTTGAAGATGAAGGATTTCAAGTTACAACCGCTATAGATGGAGAAGAAGGATGGGAAAAAGCTCAAAAAATGATCCCTGATGTAATTATCAGTGACATCATGATGCCTAGATGTGATGGTTATGGGCTTTTAAAAAAAATTAGAGAAGATGAAAGACTTGGAGGTACACCTGTCATTTTTCTCACTGCTAAGGGAATGACTGCTGATAGAACTCAGGGTTATCAAGCAGGTGTAGACGACTACATGCCAAAACCATTTGATCCCGATGAACTAGTTGCAAGAGTTAAGAATGTAGTTCAGCGGCAAGAGCGATTATTAACTGAAGCAGCAAGATTTGCGAATGCAGATGTTGGCCAAATGGCTAAACAGATTACAGAAATCAAATCAATGCTTAGCCATGGGGATAAAAGTAATTCACGTAAAGATGATTCTATTCCCAATTTCACCCCAAGAGAGGCAAGCGTTTTGCAACTAGTAGCGGAAGGTTTAATGAACAAAGAAATTGCAAGACAACTTGAGACTTCTATACGCAATGTAGAGAAATATGTGAGTCGATTATTTATTAAAACCGGTACTTCTAGTAGAACAGAACTAGTTAGATATGCACTTGAAAATCATTTGGTTACCTAA
- the cysC gene encoding adenylyl-sulfate kinase: MEQKSKSPLSKATNIVWHQSSVDREARSQQRGHRSAILWFTGLSGSGKSTLANAVNVALHKNGYSTYVLDGDNIRHGLCKDLGFSDVDREENIRRIGEVSKLFLDAGIIVLTAFVSPFRVDRDNARALVGDNDFIEIYCSADLGVCETRDTKGLYAKARNGEIKEFTGISSPYEDPQSPELTIDTGNLEIDKCVDIVTQLLVKKKIISKIS, from the coding sequence ATGGAACAAAAATCTAAAAGTCCTCTATCAAAAGCCACAAATATAGTTTGGCATCAATCTTCAGTTGATAGGGAGGCTAGATCTCAGCAAAGAGGACATCGCAGTGCAATACTTTGGTTTACAGGTCTATCTGGTTCCGGGAAAAGCACGCTAGCCAATGCAGTCAATGTAGCTTTACACAAAAATGGTTATTCCACTTATGTGTTAGATGGTGACAACATCAGACATGGTTTATGCAAAGATTTAGGATTTTCTGATGTTGATAGAGAAGAAAATATTAGAAGAATTGGCGAAGTATCTAAATTGTTTCTTGACGCTGGAATAATTGTTTTAACTGCATTCGTATCACCATTTAGAGTCGATCGCGATAATGCAAGAGCATTAGTTGGAGACAATGACTTTATAGAAATATATTGTTCAGCTGATTTAGGGGTTTGTGAAACAAGAGATACAAAAGGACTTTATGCCAAGGCAAGAAATGGAGAAATCAAGGAATTTACTGGAATCTCAAGTCCTTATGAAGATCCTCAGTCTCCAGAATTGACAATTGATACTGGAAATCTAGAGATTGATAAATGTGTAGACATAGTTACTCAATTGCTTGTGAAGAAAAAGATTATTTCAAAAATTTCTTAG
- the rsmH gene encoding 16S rRNA (cytosine(1402)-N(4))-methyltransferase RsmH, which translates to MKEGPISSSSNFNHVPIMGNEIIQLLKELPSELTKQGLIIDSTIGGGGHSAQILENFPGIKIIGLDQDPIAREAASKRLKKFGTRIEIISTNFADFSINEQAICVLADLGVSSHQLDEPSRGFSFRLDGPVDMRMNPEKGLSAAELIDTLSEQDLANLIYNLGEEKRSRRIARKIKTDLAENGAYSGTKALSYAIAGCFPPKQRHGRIHPSTRTFQALRIAVNNELESLDSLLEKAPNWLLEDGLFMVISFHSLEDRRVKLSFKTDNRLKVVSKKPLRANTQEIELNPRSKSAKLRISAKKFLK; encoded by the coding sequence ATGAAAGAAGGGCCAATTAGTTCAAGTTCTAACTTTAATCATGTCCCAATAATGGGGAATGAAATAATTCAATTACTAAAGGAATTACCAAGCGAATTAACAAAACAAGGATTAATTATTGATTCCACCATCGGAGGAGGGGGGCATTCAGCTCAAATACTAGAGAATTTCCCAGGAATCAAAATTATTGGGCTTGATCAAGATCCAATAGCTAGAGAAGCAGCATCAAAAAGATTAAAGAAGTTCGGAACAAGAATAGAAATAATCTCTACAAACTTCGCTGACTTTTCAATAAACGAACAAGCCATTTGCGTCTTAGCGGATCTTGGAGTTAGTAGTCATCAACTTGATGAGCCTTCACGAGGTTTTAGCTTTCGTTTAGATGGTCCGGTAGATATGAGAATGAATCCTGAGAAAGGTCTAAGTGCAGCCGAACTTATTGACACTCTATCTGAACAGGATTTAGCAAATTTAATATACAACTTAGGAGAAGAAAAACGTTCTAGACGTATTGCAAGAAAAATCAAAACTGATCTTGCAGAAAATGGAGCATACAGTGGAACGAAAGCTCTTTCTTATGCAATTGCTGGTTGTTTTCCACCCAAGCAAAGACATGGTAGAATTCATCCTTCAACTAGAACTTTTCAGGCTTTAAGGATAGCTGTTAATAATGAATTAGAATCGCTGGATAGCTTATTAGAAAAAGCTCCAAACTGGTTGTTAGAGGATGGACTTTTCATGGTAATTAGTTTTCATTCATTAGAAGATAGAAGAGTCAAATTGAGCTTTAAAACTGACAATAGACTAAAAGTAGTATCTAAAAAGCCATTGAGAGCAAACACTCAAGAGATAGAATTAAACCCAAGAAGTAAAAGTGCAAAGTTAAGAATTTCTGCAAAGAAATTCTTAAAATAG
- a CDS encoding NAD(P)H-quinone oxidoreductase subunit H, with protein MTQLETRTEPMVVNFGPHHPSMHGVLRLVVTLDGEDVVDCEPVIGYLHRGMEKIAENRTNVMFVPYVSRMDYAAGMFYEAVVVNAPERLANIKVPKRASYIRVIMLELNRIANHLLWLGPFLADVGAQTPFFYIFREREMIYDLWEAATGQRLINNNYFRIGGVACDLPWGWLEKCKDFCDWFGPKIDEYEKLITNNPIFRRRIESLGVIGKEQAINWSLSGPMLRAAGVPWDLRKVDHYECYDDFEWDIAWEKEGDCYARYRVRIEEMRQSLKILRQACEMIPGGPTENLEAKRTVEGKKGDMSGFDYQYVAKKVAPTFKIPNGELYTRLESGKGEIGVFIQGNNDVTPWRFKIRAADSNNLQILPHILKGAKVADIMAILGSIDVIMGSVDR; from the coding sequence ATGACGCAGCTTGAAACGCGTACGGAGCCAATGGTGGTCAACTTTGGGCCACATCATCCATCAATGCATGGGGTATTGCGGTTAGTCGTAACCCTTGATGGAGAGGATGTTGTTGATTGTGAACCAGTTATTGGTTACTTGCACAGAGGGATGGAGAAAATTGCTGAGAATAGAACAAACGTCATGTTTGTTCCTTACGTGAGTCGCATGGATTATGCGGCTGGTATGTTTTATGAAGCCGTTGTTGTTAATGCCCCTGAGCGTTTGGCAAATATAAAGGTACCTAAAAGAGCAAGTTATATCAGAGTGATAATGCTTGAGTTGAATAGGATCGCTAATCATTTGCTATGGTTAGGTCCGTTTTTGGCAGATGTCGGGGCTCAAACTCCTTTCTTTTATATTTTTAGAGAAAGAGAGATGATTTACGATTTATGGGAGGCTGCAACTGGTCAAAGATTGATTAATAATAATTATTTTCGTATTGGTGGCGTTGCCTGTGATTTACCTTGGGGTTGGTTAGAAAAATGTAAAGATTTTTGTGATTGGTTTGGTCCGAAAATTGATGAGTATGAAAAATTGATAACTAATAACCCTATCTTTCGTAGACGTATAGAAAGTTTAGGAGTTATAGGAAAAGAGCAAGCGATTAACTGGAGTCTTTCTGGACCAATGCTTCGGGCTGCAGGTGTTCCATGGGATTTGAGAAAGGTAGATCATTATGAATGTTATGACGATTTTGAATGGGATATTGCATGGGAGAAAGAGGGGGATTGTTATGCAAGATATAGAGTTCGTATTGAAGAAATGAGACAGTCATTAAAAATATTACGACAAGCTTGTGAGATGATTCCAGGTGGACCAACAGAAAATCTTGAGGCAAAAAGGACAGTTGAGGGAAAAAAAGGTGATATGTCAGGCTTTGATTATCAATATGTAGCTAAGAAGGTTGCACCTACTTTTAAGATTCCTAATGGTGAATTATATACACGCCTTGAGTCTGGAAAAGGAGAGATAGGAGTATTTATTCAAGGTAATAATGATGTAACTCCTTGGCGGTTTAAAATTAGAGCGGCTGATTCTAATAATTTGCAGATACTTCCTCACATACTGAAGGGAGCTAAGGTCGCTGACATAATGGCTATCTTAGGATCCATTGATGTAATTATGGGTTCTGTTGATAGATAA
- a CDS encoding AMP-binding protein: MTKIAVIKCIPEKNLDCSREILKNFEKHKWVYLAPPKDQTKIPKSSTLPEGEGIIISSGGSIGGPNLCLQSIKNLTNSALATGMWLKNHGLKPNECIILNSLPLHHISGFMPWWRHNTWRSEYHWISPSLMHKPLQLKQFSEVLTNKYRRPLITSLVPTQLSSLIDDSDGLRWLQSLAIIWVGGALIPTDLADKARRKSINLAPCYGATETVAMVTCLSPNDFLKGSNSVGFPLEDVEIEINKRNSLKIKTSRIATSKWKNDKFESITDTNGWWEAGDLAQYITLDNKKAIQILGRRDSAINSGGETIFPEDIEMELMTIISKNQIPIKDIFVLGVSDKKWGQRLVALTKFKEKGINRYPIISLLTNLIKDWQPSKKPMNWYDCPKLSRNINKKWEIKKWQDWIAFNRPIN; encoded by the coding sequence ATGACCAAAATTGCAGTTATAAAATGTATTCCTGAAAAAAACCTGGACTGTTCAAGAGAAATTTTGAAGAATTTTGAAAAGCATAAATGGGTATATCTAGCACCTCCAAAAGATCAAACGAAAATTCCCAAATCGTCAACTTTACCTGAAGGAGAAGGAATAATCATTTCAAGCGGGGGGAGCATTGGAGGACCAAATCTTTGTTTACAATCAATTAAAAATCTAACTAATTCGGCTTTGGCAACCGGAATGTGGTTAAAGAATCATGGCCTCAAGCCAAATGAATGCATCATTCTCAATTCACTACCTTTACACCATATAAGTGGTTTCATGCCTTGGTGGAGACATAACACGTGGCGATCGGAGTATCACTGGATTTCGCCCTCTTTAATGCATAAACCACTTCAACTTAAGCAGTTTAGTGAAGTATTAACTAATAAATATAGACGTCCATTGATCACATCACTAGTTCCAACTCAATTATCGTCTTTGATTGATGATTCTGATGGTTTAAGATGGCTTCAATCTCTCGCTATAATCTGGGTCGGAGGTGCTTTGATCCCCACAGATCTTGCTGACAAAGCGCGAAGAAAGTCTATTAATTTAGCTCCATGTTATGGAGCCACCGAAACTGTTGCAATGGTGACTTGCCTGAGTCCCAACGATTTTTTAAAAGGAAGTAATAGTGTTGGGTTCCCTCTAGAAGATGTTGAGATAGAAATCAACAAAAGAAATTCCCTTAAGATTAAAACTAGTAGGATTGCAACTTCAAAATGGAAGAATGATAAATTCGAATCAATTACAGATACAAATGGATGGTGGGAAGCAGGGGATTTAGCGCAATACATCACTCTCGACAATAAAAAAGCAATACAAATCTTGGGCAGAAGAGATTCAGCTATAAATTCTGGTGGTGAAACGATTTTCCCAGAAGATATCGAAATGGAATTAATGACAATAATCTCGAAAAATCAAATCCCAATTAAAGACATTTTTGTATTAGGAGTTAGTGATAAGAAATGGGGACAACGTTTAGTTGCCTTAACTAAATTCAAAGAAAAAGGAATCAACAGATATCCAATCATCTCACTTCTGACTAATCTCATTAAAGACTGGCAACCATCCAAAAAACCAATGAACTGGTACGATTGTCCAAAACTTTCAAGAAATATCAATAAAAAATGGGAAATAAAAAAATGGCAAGATTGGATAGCCTTTAATAGACCTATTAACTAA
- a CDS encoding translation initiation factor translates to MSKGGWSEFNDPLKRIGNNTQNSVTPKGKRQVRLERTRSGKKGKLVTVIKGLELKPVEAKKILKNLKIACGTGGALKGDSLELQGDHISKAQEFLFQQGFRPKQSGG, encoded by the coding sequence ATGTCCAAAGGTGGCTGGAGTGAATTCAATGACCCTCTTAAGAGAATAGGGAATAACACTCAAAATAGTGTTACTCCTAAAGGAAAGCGACAAGTTCGACTAGAAAGAACTCGATCTGGAAAGAAAGGAAAACTTGTGACTGTTATTAAAGGACTTGAATTAAAGCCAGTAGAGGCAAAAAAAATTCTTAAGAATTTAAAAATAGCTTGCGGAACAGGAGGAGCTTTGAAAGGTGACTCCTTAGAGTTACAAGGAGATCACATATCAAAAGCTCAAGAATTTCTTTTTCAGCAGGGTTTTAGGCCAAAACAGAGTGGAGGTTAA
- the bchM gene encoding magnesium protoporphyrin IX methyltransferase, with product MTTQIENSEKAEVTEYFNGTGFDRWNRIYSESDDVNKVQKNIRIGHQKTVDDVISWLKEYDNIKDKSFCDAGCGVGSLSIPLAKLGAKSIHLSDISEAMINETKSRAKEAGLDLNMLNFRTSDLENLKGSFNTVICLDVFIHYPQQEAEAMVKHLCQLSDERLIVSFAPYTPLLALLKGIGQLFPGPSKTTRAYTLRETGIIEAAKQSGFRVVKSKLNQAPFYFSKLIEFVKS from the coding sequence ATGACAACGCAAATTGAGAACAGTGAAAAGGCGGAAGTCACTGAATATTTTAATGGGACTGGATTTGATAGATGGAATCGAATATATAGCGAAAGTGATGATGTCAATAAAGTGCAAAAAAATATAAGGATAGGTCACCAAAAGACAGTTGACGATGTCATTAGTTGGTTGAAAGAGTATGACAATATAAAGGATAAAAGTTTCTGTGATGCTGGCTGCGGTGTTGGTAGTTTAAGTATTCCATTGGCAAAATTGGGTGCCAAATCGATTCATTTAAGTGATATTTCTGAAGCTATGATCAATGAGACAAAAAGCAGGGCAAAGGAAGCAGGTTTGGACTTAAATATGCTGAATTTTCGAACATCTGATTTAGAGAATTTAAAAGGTTCATTTAATACAGTTATTTGCTTGGATGTTTTCATTCACTACCCTCAGCAGGAGGCTGAGGCAATGGTGAAACATCTCTGTCAATTATCTGATGAGAGATTAATTGTTAGCTTTGCTCCTTATACTCCTTTACTAGCCCTTTTGAAAGGCATTGGTCAGCTATTCCCTGGACCAAGTAAAACCACTAGGGCCTATACATTAAGGGAGACTGGAATTATCGAAGCTGCAAAGCAATCTGGCTTTAGAGTGGTCAAAAGCAAGTTAAATCAAGCTCCTTTCTATTTTTCTAAATTAATAGAATTTGTGAAATCTTAG
- a CDS encoding cysteine desulfurase family protein, whose product MDNNHLIFDFQSSTPCCTKVVEEMAPYWNELWGNPSNTNNRSGVFASSAVEVSREKIASYLNINPKRLIFTSGATEANNLGLVGHARAKAQLIGKPGHIITVSTEHHAVLDPLRQLQKKGFRLSELQPNKDGLINIQQLSEAVEKDTFLVSVMAANNEIGVLQPIAEIGSFCKRKGIAFHTDAAQALGYLDLDPDKFRIDLMSLSAHKIYGPKGIGALVISEGLPLEPSQYGGGQELGLRSGTLPVPLIVGFAKAVEITKNDQDERNKRLLFFRNLLLSGLKKNISGLIVNGSIDQRLPHNLNITFPGVKGSQLHGQLRRFIFCTSGSACSNGEASHVLKEIGLCKKDAEASIRMSIGRNTTDKDIKEAIEIITDIVINLRK is encoded by the coding sequence ATGGATAATAATCATCTAATTTTTGATTTTCAGTCCTCAACACCATGTTGTACGAAGGTAGTTGAGGAGATGGCTCCTTATTGGAATGAGTTGTGGGGTAATCCCTCTAATACTAATAATCGGTCCGGTGTCTTTGCTTCATCTGCAGTAGAAGTGTCACGTGAAAAAATAGCTTCATATTTGAATATCAATCCGAAAAGATTAATTTTCACTAGTGGGGCAACAGAAGCGAATAATTTGGGTTTAGTTGGACATGCAAGAGCTAAAGCACAACTTATTGGAAAACCTGGACACATAATTACCGTTTCAACTGAACATCATGCAGTTCTTGATCCGCTTAGACAGCTTCAAAAAAAAGGGTTCCGTTTGTCAGAATTACAACCGAATAAAGATGGGTTAATCAATATTCAACAGCTTTCTGAAGCTGTTGAAAAAGATACTTTTTTGGTTAGCGTCATGGCTGCAAATAATGAGATAGGGGTTTTACAACCTATTGCTGAAATTGGGTCTTTTTGTAAGAGAAAGGGAATCGCTTTTCACACTGATGCCGCTCAAGCCTTGGGATACTTAGATTTAGACCCCGATAAATTTCGCATTGATTTGATGAGCTTGAGTGCTCACAAAATCTATGGCCCTAAAGGTATTGGAGCTTTGGTGATTAGCGAAGGATTACCTCTAGAACCATCTCAATATGGAGGAGGTCAGGAGCTTGGATTAAGATCTGGCACGCTCCCTGTCCCTTTAATTGTTGGCTTTGCAAAGGCAGTCGAAATAACAAAAAATGATCAGGATGAAAGGAATAAGAGACTTTTATTTTTTAGAAACTTATTGTTGAGCGGATTAAAAAAGAATATTTCTGGATTGATAGTTAATGGATCTATCGATCAAAGATTGCCTCATAATCTCAATATCACTTTCCCTGGTGTGAAGGGAAGTCAATTGCATGGTCAATTAAGAAGGTTTATTTTTTGTACTAGTGGTTCAGCTTGTAGTAATGGTGAAGCTTCTCATGTCCTGAAGGAGATAGGGCTCTGCAAAAAAGATGCTGAAGCATCAATAAGGATGAGTATTGGGAGAAATACTACTGATAAAGATATCAAAGAGGCTATTGAGATTATTACAGATATAGTGATTAATCTTAGAAAATAA
- the purE gene encoding 5-(carboxyamino)imidazole ribonucleotide mutase: MSLTEANTFKEVAVVMGSDSDLKTLQPAVTILDQFGISNEVRILSAHRTPKEMMDFAQMAESNGFGVIIAGAGGAAHLPGMIASLTTLPVIGVPVKSKALAGIDSMYSILQMPSGIPVATVAIEGGLNAGLLATQILAINNTELTNKLKVYRSELHDLVVKKDQRLKEIGAKTYLEKM, from the coding sequence TTGTCTTTAACTGAAGCCAATACATTTAAGGAAGTGGCAGTAGTGATGGGTAGTGATTCAGATCTTAAAACTCTTCAGCCTGCGGTTACAATTCTAGATCAATTTGGCATATCTAATGAAGTAAGGATCTTATCTGCTCATAGAACTCCAAAAGAAATGATGGATTTTGCTCAAATGGCAGAATCCAATGGTTTTGGAGTCATAATTGCGGGGGCTGGAGGAGCTGCTCATTTACCCGGAATGATCGCATCACTTACCACCCTTCCAGTGATAGGTGTCCCAGTCAAAAGCAAGGCGCTTGCAGGAATAGATTCTATGTATTCAATCTTGCAAATGCCCTCAGGCATCCCAGTAGCAACGGTTGCTATTGAAGGAGGCCTAAATGCTGGACTTTTAGCTACTCAAATTTTGGCTATTAACAATACTGAATTGACTAATAAATTAAAAGTCTACAGATCTGAGCTTCACGACCTTGTCGTAAAAAAAGATCAAAGACTTAAAGAGATTGGTGCCAAAACGTATCTAGAAAAAATGTAA
- a CDS encoding acyl-CoA thioesterase, translating into MEKRNPREWLCLKRTVRFGETDAAGVVHFLELLRWCHETWEASLEKHGVVLQEIFPTNQINTGQLDVALPVVHCEANYFQPLYVGDIINIELNPEKINDSSFVLRFKFKKNGEKIGTANIKHVSINPITRDICALSKQINFWLHESSLNF; encoded by the coding sequence TTGGAAAAGCGTAATCCTAGAGAATGGTTATGTTTGAAACGGACCGTTCGTTTTGGTGAGACAGATGCTGCTGGCGTGGTGCATTTCCTTGAATTATTGAGATGGTGTCATGAAACTTGGGAAGCAAGTTTAGAAAAACATGGAGTAGTTTTACAAGAAATTTTTCCTACAAACCAAATCAACACAGGCCAACTGGATGTGGCTTTGCCAGTTGTTCATTGTGAAGCAAATTATTTTCAACCACTTTACGTTGGAGATATTATCAATATCGAACTAAATCCAGAGAAGATAAATGACTCTTCATTTGTACTTCGATTTAAATTTAAAAAAAATGGTGAGAAAATCGGCACGGCAAATATAAAACATGTATCTATAAATCCGATTACAAGAGATATATGTGCATTATCTAAGCAAATAAATTTCTGGCTTCATGAATCTAGTCTGAATTTTTAG
- the menC gene encoding o-succinylbenzoate synthase, producing MKLIINIKTFSFQLTRKLITSKGSIHTKVGLLLQIKDSDGNYGWGEVSPIEKKELQKSIESLNFLGRQTTKDSIENYLCELPGALAFGLGTCLADLENPTKSKLNFEGFDTAKSAYLLPTDIDPLESIVKYVDRSNDKKSSCTIKWKVSHQENNFKEEKTLQKILDILPNNFKLRIDPNGGWSRQKAQEWINELKNEPRLEWIEQPLPSKDIEGLFSLANQIPIALDESLVEFPFLRKTWKSWQIRRPALDGDPRLLLKEIEQEDSQTVISTAFETGIGRRWIHHLAARQVKGGNPCAPGLAPGWCPKGPLFNNNPRLVWEAV from the coding sequence ATGAAATTAATAATTAATATCAAGACATTTTCATTTCAACTAACAAGAAAGTTAATAACCTCGAAAGGAAGTATTCATACCAAGGTAGGTTTATTGTTGCAAATAAAAGACTCAGATGGAAATTACGGATGGGGTGAAGTATCACCTATTGAAAAGAAGGAATTACAAAAAAGTATCGAAAGTCTAAATTTTCTTGGGAGACAAACTACAAAAGATTCAATAGAAAATTATTTATGTGAATTGCCAGGAGCACTTGCTTTCGGATTAGGAACCTGCTTAGCCGATTTAGAAAATCCAACTAAAAGCAAGTTAAATTTTGAAGGTTTTGACACCGCAAAATCAGCTTATCTACTACCTACAGATATTGATCCATTAGAGTCAATAGTTAAATATGTAGATAGATCAAATGATAAGAAAAGTTCTTGTACAATAAAATGGAAAGTATCTCACCAAGAAAATAACTTTAAGGAAGAAAAAACATTACAAAAAATCTTAGATATTTTACCAAATAATTTTAAACTTAGAATTGATCCAAATGGAGGATGGAGTCGCCAAAAAGCACAAGAATGGATTAACGAACTCAAAAACGAACCTCGTTTGGAATGGATTGAACAGCCACTCCCATCAAAAGATATTGAAGGTTTATTTTCATTAGCCAATCAAATTCCAATCGCATTAGATGAATCTTTGGTTGAATTTCCATTTTTACGAAAAACATGGAAAAGTTGGCAAATACGTCGCCCTGCATTAGATGGTGATCCTAGATTACTCTTAAAAGAAATAGAACAAGAAGATAGTCAAACAGTAATAAGCACAGCTTTTGAAACTGGTATTGGGAGAAGGTGGATTCATCACCTCGCTGCCAGGCAAGTCAAAGGTGGAAATCCTTGTGCACCTGGACTTGCACCTGGATGGTGCCCCAAAGGCCCACTCTTTAACAACAATCCAAGATTAGTCTGGGAAGCTGTATGA